Proteins from one Procambarus clarkii isolate CNS0578487 chromosome 8, FALCON_Pclarkii_2.0, whole genome shotgun sequence genomic window:
- the LOC123759829 gene encoding spermidine/spermine N(1)-acetyltransferase-like protein 1 yields the protein MEGKLLPMQQVDMEEKLLLMHHVDMEEKVLPMQQVDMEEKVFPMQTLNVEHNLPVSIYKLPFNFALDDLKPYQSREIRAICVDMCKKQPRLKQPRLKQPRLKQPRLKQPRLKQPRLKQPRLKQPRLKQPRLKQPRLKQPRLKQPRLKQPRLKQPRLKQPRLKQPRLKQPRLKQPRLKQPRLKQPRLKQPRLKQPRLKQPRLKQPRLKQPRLKQPRLKQPRLKQPRLKQPRLKQPRLKQPRLKQPRLKQPRLKQPRLKQPRLKQPRLKQPRLKQPRLKQPRLKQPRLKQPRLKQPRLKQPRLKQPRLKQPRLKQPRLKQPRLKQPRLKQPRLNTTTEAATTEAATTEAATTEAATTEAATTEAATTEAATTEAATTEAATTEPRLKQPRLKQPRLKQPRLKQPRLKQPRLKQPRLKQPRLKQPRLKQPRLKQPRLKQPRLKQPRLKQPRLKQPRLKQPRLKQPRLKQPRLKQPRLKQPRLKQPRLKQPRLKQPRLKQPRLKQPRLKQPRLKQPRLKQPRLKQPRLKQPRLKQPRLKQPRLKQPRLKQPRLKQPRLKQPRLKQPRLKQPRLKQPRLKQPRLKQPRLKQPRLKQPRLKQPRLKQPRLKQPRLKQPRLKQPRLKQPRLKQPRLKQPRLKQPRLKQPRLKQPRLKQPRLKQPRLKQPRLKQPRLKQPRLKQPRLKQPQRTTEQCA from the exons ATGGAggggaagctgttacccatgcagcaggttgatatggaggagaagctgttacttaTGCATCAtgtcgatatggaggagaaggtgttacccatgcagcaggtcgatatggaggagaaggtgtttcccatgca AACTCTTAATGTAGAACATAACTTACCTGTCTCCATCTACAAGTTGCCTTTCAATTTTGCCTTAGATGACTTGAAACCTTATCAATCTCGAGAGATTAGAGCCATCTGTGTAGACATGTGCAAG AAGCAGCCACGACTGAAGCAGCCACGACTGAAGCAGCCACGACTGAAGCAGCCACGACTGAAGCAGCCACGACTGAAGCAGCCACGACTGAAGCAGCCACGACTGAAGCAGCCACGACTGAAGCAACCACGACTGAAGCAGCCACGACTGAAGCAGCCACGACTGAAGCAGCCACGACTGAAGCAGCCACGACTGAAGCAGCCACGACTGAAGCAGCCACGACTGAAGCAGCCACGACTGAAGCAGCCACGACTGAAGCAGCCACGACTGAAGCAGCCACGACTGAAGCAGCCACGACTGAAGCAGCCACGACTGAAACAACCACGACTGAAGCAGCCACGACTGAAGCAGCCACGACTGAAGCAGCCACGACTGAAGCAGCCACGACTGAAGCAGCCACGACTGAAGCAGCCACGACTGAAGCAGCCACGACTGAAGCAGCCACGACTGAAGCAGCCACGACTGAAGCAGCCACGACTGAAACAACCACGACTGAAGCAACCACGACTGAAGCAGCCACGACTGAAGCAGCCACGACTGAAGCAGCCACGACTGAAGCAGCCACGACTGAAGCAGCCACGACTGAAGCAGCCACGACTGAAGCAGCCACGACTGAAGCAGCCACGACTGAAGCAGCCACGACTGAAGCAGCCACGACTGAAGCAGCCACGACTGAAGCAGCCACGACTGAAGCAGCCACGACTGAAGCAGCCACGACTGAAGCAGCCACGACTGAACACCACGACTGAAGCAGCCACGACTGAAGCAGCCACGACTGAAGCAGCCACGACTGAAGCAGCCACGACTGAAGCAGCCACGACTGAAGCAGCCACGACTGAAGCAGCCACGACTGAAGCAGCCACGACTGAAGCAGCCACGACTGAA CCACGACTGAAGCAGCCACGACTGAAGCAGCCACGACTGAAGCAGCCACGACTGAAGCAGCCACGACTGAAGCAGCCACGACTGAAGCAGCCACGACTGAAGCAGCCACGACTGAAGCAGCCACGACTGAAGCAGCCACGACTGAAGCAGCCACGACTGAAGCAGCCACGACTGAAGCAGCCACGACTGAAGCAGCCACGACTGAAGCAGCCACGACTGAAGCAGCCACGACTGAAGCAGCCACGACTGAAGCAGCCACGACTGAAGCAGCCACGACTGAAGCAGCCACGACTGAAGCAGCCACGACTGAAGCAGCCACGACTGAAGCAGCCACGACTGAAGCAGCCACGACTGAAGCAGCCACGACTGAAGCAGCCACGACTGAAGCAGCCACGACTGAAACAACCACGACTGAAGCAGCCACGACTGAAGCAGCCACGACTGAAGCAGCCACGACTGAAGCAGCCACGACTGAAGCAGCCACGACTGAAGCAGCCACGACTGAAGCAGCCACGACTGAAGCAGCCACGACTGAAGCAGCCACGACTGAAACAACCACGACTGAAGCAGCCACGACTGAAGCAGCCACGACTGAAGCAGCCACGACTGAAGCAGCCACGACTGAAGCAGCCACGACTGAAGCAGCCACGACTGAAGCAGCCACGACTGAAGCAGCCACGACTGAAGCAGCCACGACTGAAGCAGCCACGACTGAAGCAGCCACGACTGAAGCAGCCACGACTGAAACAGCCACGACTGAAGCAGCCACGACTGAAGCAGCCACGACTGAAGCAGCCACGACTGAAGCAGCCACGACTGAAGCAGCCACGACTGAAGCAGCCACGACTGAAGCAGCCACGACTGAAGCAGCCACGACTGAAGCAGCCACGACTGAAGCAGCCACAGCGAACCACAGAACAATGTgcgtga
- the LOC138361341 gene encoding uncharacterized protein translates to MAEEYILTHRPSARYVPKTYSRCPAKHKPEDRTAPRSAAKSTSDSPRRFSPKRDVLCWTCGKRGHIAAKCRSSSGNNPRREVMLMNSIVPPTSTQEKRKGLFAPYTSQGYVASGLASTPVVILRDSGAAQSLILETSLPEGISADEMQKVILGGFPSTLYVAPLVQVHLDSQHFKGECRLAVVDSLPIEGIDVILANDLALGLLPNCPLVVDIPGREETSPIAAVQTRSQAHLHAPLDLNTLFDSPPIPQVTSSHTPVPPVQMPVPERWTRAQLIEEQKKDPQVRKLADTVDSPTKGGDLYVWSSGVLCRRHPPKYPQSRAVGDQIVVPAVFRYKLLETAHADRFAGHGGISKTFHRLAKGFYWPHMKEDVRHFCKTCHACQVAGKANQPVPKAPLHPIPSIGEPFEHLILDIVGPLPPATSGVKYLLTILDRVSRYPEAIPLKTITAKVLVKQLLWFISRYGLPKTIQTDQGSNFMSHLFRKQIADLGIRQVTSSAYHPESQGALERFHQTLKGMLRKFCYDRQSKWVEELPYLLFAVRSVPNESIGISPFEMIFGHSVRGPLEVARDHWLDAETNEDIVDWLSTNKGRLFSAWEMATRTLENTQRTIKSRYDRRTKQREFQVGDLVLVCTPTITGSLSARFVGPYPVVKKVTNLNYLLSTPDRRKKETLVHVNMIKRYEGRDTLPVTLVTTNDDIEEEEEVLTNSDILLNLQAKLTHVAEEHQSSLLRMIRQYKPIFDDVPGLTSVMRHDVELEEGVRPIKQHPYRLNPLKKRVVKEEVDYMLKHHLIAPSSSPWSSPILLVPKPGKKYRLCIDYRQVNKITVADTYPLPRVEECLDAIGRARYLTKFDLFKGYWQVPLTEKAKPISAFVTPDGLFECQVMPFGMKNAASTFQRLMGTVLRDVENTLVYIDDVLIYDVDWQDHLRHIEDFFKAMLQSGLVVNLHKSEFARTSVIFLGHKVGGGWIAPKASKIEAIVQYPTPATRKDILRFLGMAGFYRKSPSFEDRFILTVDASDYGLGSVLSQTDEKGVEHPVAYHSKKFTPSQLNYSVIEKETLALINSVQHFEVYLTSNGHPILVRTDHNPLKFLAQFKQKNLRLTRWSLHLQQYPLQIEHIKGVDNVVADALSRI, encoded by the exons atggcggaagagtatatcctgactcataggccatcTGCTAGGTACGTCCCGAAGACCTATTCAAGGTGTCCAGCCAAACATAAACCGGAAGATAGAACTGCCCCTCGTAGTGCCGCCAAGTCAACCTCGGATAGTCCTCGGAGGTTTAGTCCGAAGAGGGATGTATTGTGTTGGACCTGCGGTAAGAGAGGACATATTGCTGCGAAGTGTCGTAGCAGTTCAGGTAATAATCCCCGTAGGGAAGTCATGCTGATGAACAGTATAGTACCACCGACATCCACCCAAGAGAAGAGGAAAGGATTGTTCGCCCCATATACCTCCCAAGGATATGTAGCCAGTGGCCTTGCAAGTACGCCTGTGGTAATACTTAGAGACAGTGGAGCGGCCCAGTCTCTAATTCTGGAAACATCATTACCCGAAGGTATATCGGCGGATGAGATGCAGAAGGTAATCCTGGGAGGATTCCCTTCAACCTTGTACGTTGCCCCATTGGTACAAGTACATCTAGACTCTCAGCACTTCAAAGGTGAGTGTCGGTTGGCCGTGGTGGATAGTCTTCCCATAGAGGGAATTGACGTAATATTAGCCAATGACTTAGCCCTAGGATTGTTACCCAACTGTCCCCTGGTAGTGGATATTCCAGGACGTGAAGAGACCAGTCCCATCGCAGCAGTGCAAACCAGGTCTCAGGCGCACCTCCATGCACCACTAGATCTAAACACTTTGTTTGACTCTCCTCCTATCCCGCAGGTTACAAGTAGCCATACACCAGTCCCACCAGTCCAGATGCCGGTTCCCGAACGCTGGACTCGAGCCCAGCTGATAGAGGAACAGAAGAAGGACCCTCAGGTACGGAAGTTGGCCGACACCGTAGACTCTCCTACGAAAGGAGGGGATCTATATGTGTGGTCAAGTGGTGTACTGTGTCGCCGGCATCCTCCGAAATACCCCCAGTCAAGGGCGGTAGGTGATCAGATAGTCGTCCCAGCCGTGTTCAGATATAAGCTGTTAGAAACAGCCCATGCTGATAGATTTGCTGGACATGGTGGGATCTCTAAGACTTTCCACCGCCTAGCCAAAGGTTTCTACTGGCCGCATATGAAGGAGGACGTACGTCATTTCTGTAAGACCTGCCATGCCTGCCAAGTGGCCGGAAAAGCAAACCAGCCTGTCCCCAAAGCCCCTTTACACCCCATTCCATCAATAGGTGAGCCCTTCGAACACCTCATCTTGGATATAGTAGGCCCTCTTCCACCTGCTACCTCAGGGGTGAAGTATTTGTTAACAATActagatcgggttagtaggtacccagaagcgatCCCCCTTAAAACCATCACAGCTAAGGTTTTGGTGAAACAACTGCTCTGGTTCATCTCGCGATACGGTCTTCCCAAGACCATTCAGACGGACCAGGGGTCTAATTTCATGTCCCATTTGTTTCGCAAACAGATCGCCGACCTGGGAATTCGACAGGTTACCTCtagtgcctaccatcccgagtcTCAAGGAGCTTTGGAACGTTTTCACCAGACGTTGAAGGGCATGCTTCGGAAGTTTTGCTACGACAGGCAGAGTAAGTGGGTGGAAGAACTGCCCTACCTCCTATTTGCGGTAAGATCGGTACCCAATGAATCCATAGGAATCTCCCCATTCGAGATGATCTTTGGTCACTCGGTAAGAGGTCCCTTAGAGGTGGCACGAGACCATTGGCTGGACGCAGAAACCAACGAGGATATTGTGGACTGGTTGTCTACAAATAAAGGACGGCTGTTCTCAGCCTGGGAGATGGCTACTAGGACCTTAGAAAATACACAAAGAACGATCAAGAGCAGGTATGATAGGAGGACCAAGCAAAGGGAGTTCCAAGTAGGAGATCTGGTTTTGGTGTGTACTCCTACAATAACTGGGAGTTTGAGCGCCAGATTCGTAGGTCCCTACCCGGTTGTAAAGAAGGTTACTAACCTCAATTACCTTCTGAGTACTCCAGACCGTCGTAAGAAAGAGACTCTGGTTCATGTTAATATGATCAAGAGATACGAGGGGCGGGATACACTCCCCGTAACCTTAGTGACCACTAATGACGacattgaggaggaagaggaggtgttgACTAACTCAGACATTCTGTTAAACTTGCAGGCAAAGTTGACACACGTAGCCGAAGAACATCAATCATCGTTGCTGCGGATGATCCGGCAATACAAGCCTATCTTCGACGATGTTCCAGGGTTAACATCTGTCATGAGGCATGATGTCGAGCTGGAGGAAGGCGTCCGACCTATAAAGCAACACCCGTACCGTCTCAACCCACTGAAGAAACGGGTGGTGAAAGAGGAGGTAGATTATATGCTGAAACACCATCTGATAGCCCCGAGCTCGAGCCCATGGTCATCCCCGATACTACTAGTGCCCAAACCTGGTAAGAAATACCGTCTTTGTATTGATTATCGCCAGGTGAATAAGATCACTGTAGCAGATACCTACCCTCTCCCCAGAGTAGAGGAATGTCTGGATGCCATAGGTAGAGCCCGGTACCTGACAAAATTTGACCTGTTCAAAGGCTATTGGCAAGTTCCCCTTACGGAAAAAGCCAAACCCATATCAGCATTTGTGACTCCCGACGGgctgtttgaatgtcaggtgatgccATTCGGGATGAAAAACGCAGCCTCCACTTTCCAGAGACTGATGGGTACGGTGTTGCGTGACGTGGAAAACACCTTAGTCTACAtcgatgatgtattaatatatgatgtaGATTGGCAGGATCATCTGCGTCACATAGAGGATTTCTTCAAGGCCATGCTCCAGTCAGGATTAGTGGTCAACCTGCATAAATCTGAGTTTGCCAGAACCTCTGTCATCTTCCTAGGTCATAAGGttggaggaggatggattgcgccGAAGGCCAGCAAGATCGAGGCGATAGTCCAGTATCCTACGCCAGCTACCAGGAAGGACATCCTGCGTTTCCTTGGTATGGCTGGGTTTTATCGTAA GTCCCCGAGCTTTGAGGATAGATTCATCCTGACGGTCGACGCCTCTGACTATGGCCTGGGCTCCGTTTTATCCCAGACGGACGAGAAGGGGGTGGAACATCCGGTGGCCTATCATTCTAAGAAGTTCACCCCCAGCCAGCTGAATTACTCGGTCATAGAAAAGGAAACGTTGGCCTTAATTAATTCCGTCCAGCACTTCGAGGTATATTTAACAAGCAATGGCCATCCTATATTAGTACGGACCGACCATAACCCTCTGAAGTTCCTGGCTCAATTTAAGCAAAAGAACCTCAGGctcaccagatggagtctacaTTTGCAGCAATATCCCCTCCAGATTGAACACATCAAAGGGGTGGACAACGTGGTAGCTGATGCATTATCTCGCATCTaa